The following are encoded together in the Eulemur rufifrons isolate Redbay chromosome 28, OSU_ERuf_1, whole genome shotgun sequence genome:
- the PBLD gene encoding phenazine biosynthesis-like domain-containing protein isoform X2, with translation MKLPIFIADAFTARAFRGNPAAVCLLENKLNEDLHQQIAREMNLSETAFIRKLHPTDNFTESSCFGLRWFTPASEVPLCGHATLASAAVLFHKRKNVNSTLTFVTLSGELKARRAEDDIVLDLPLYPAHPQDFHEVEDLIKTAIGDTLVQDIRYSPDTRKLLVRLSDTYDRSFLENLKVNTGNLLQVENTGKVKGLILTLKGEPGGQTQAFDFYSRYFAPWVGVAEDPVTGSAHTVLSSYWSQQLGKREMRAFQCSTRGGELEISLRPDGRVDIRGGAAVVVEGTLTA, from the exons ATGAAGCTCCCGATTTTCATAGCAGATGCATTCACTGCAAGAGCATTTCGTGGGAATCCAGCCGCTGTTTGCCTCCTGGAAAAT AAATTGAACGAAGACTTGCATCAGCAAATTGCAAGGGAAATGAACCTCTCTGAAACTGCTTTTATCAGAAAACTGCACCCAACAGATAACTTTACGGAAA GTTCCTGCTTCGGACTAAGGTGGTTTACGCCCGCGAGTGAAGTCCCACTCTGTGGCCACGCCACCCTGGCTTCTGCAGCTGTGCTGTTTCACAAAAGAA aaaACGTGAATAGCACTCTAACGTTTGTCACTCTGAGTGGGGAACTAAAGGCCAGAAGAGCAGAGGATGATATTGTCTTGGACTTGCCTCTTTATCCAGCCCACCCCCAG GACTTCCATGAAGTAGAGGACTTGATAAAG ACTGCCATTGGTGACACACTGGTCCAGGACATCCGCTATTCTCCAGATACCCGAAAGCTCCTCGTCCGGCTCAGTGATACTTATGACAG GTCATTTCTGGAGAACCTGAAGGTGAACACGGGGAATCTGCTGCAAGTTGAAAATACAGGGAAGGTGAAAGGACTCATTCTCACCCTGAAAGGAGAGCCTGGTGGGCAGACCCAAGCATTTGACTTTTACTCCAGATATTTTGCACCGTGGGTTGGTGTGGCCGAAGACCCTGTAACAG GGTCTGCGCACACTGTTCTCAGCAGCTACTGGTCCCAGCagctggggaagagagaaatgcGTG CCTTTCAGTGTTCCACCCGGGGAGGAGAGCTGGAGATTTCGCTGCGTCCAGACGGCCGCGTCGACATTAGGGGAGGTGCTGCTGTTGTTGTAGAGGGCACGCTGACAGCCTAG
- the PBLD gene encoding phenazine biosynthesis-like domain-containing protein isoform X1, which produces MKLPIFIADAFTARAFRGNPAAVCLLENKLNEDLHQQIAREMNLSETAFIRKLHPTDNFTESSCFGLRWFTPASEVPLCGHATLASAAVLFHKRKNVNSTLTFVTLSGELKARRAEDDIVLDLPLYPAHPQDFHEVEDLIKTAIGDTLVQDIRYSPDTRKLLVRLSDTYDRSFLENLKVNTGNLLQVENTGKVKGLILTLKGEPGGQTQAFDFYSRYFAPWVGVAEDPVTGSAHTVLSSYWSQQLGKREMRGRTALFQFLFYLPNFKLVFLPICTVPLKMS; this is translated from the exons ATGAAGCTCCCGATTTTCATAGCAGATGCATTCACTGCAAGAGCATTTCGTGGGAATCCAGCCGCTGTTTGCCTCCTGGAAAAT AAATTGAACGAAGACTTGCATCAGCAAATTGCAAGGGAAATGAACCTCTCTGAAACTGCTTTTATCAGAAAACTGCACCCAACAGATAACTTTACGGAAA GTTCCTGCTTCGGACTAAGGTGGTTTACGCCCGCGAGTGAAGTCCCACTCTGTGGCCACGCCACCCTGGCTTCTGCAGCTGTGCTGTTTCACAAAAGAA aaaACGTGAATAGCACTCTAACGTTTGTCACTCTGAGTGGGGAACTAAAGGCCAGAAGAGCAGAGGATGATATTGTCTTGGACTTGCCTCTTTATCCAGCCCACCCCCAG GACTTCCATGAAGTAGAGGACTTGATAAAG ACTGCCATTGGTGACACACTGGTCCAGGACATCCGCTATTCTCCAGATACCCGAAAGCTCCTCGTCCGGCTCAGTGATACTTATGACAG GTCATTTCTGGAGAACCTGAAGGTGAACACGGGGAATCTGCTGCAAGTTGAAAATACAGGGAAGGTGAAAGGACTCATTCTCACCCTGAAAGGAGAGCCTGGTGGGCAGACCCAAGCATTTGACTTTTACTCCAGATATTTTGCACCGTGGGTTGGTGTGGCCGAAGACCCTGTAACAG GGTCTGCGCACACTGTTCTCAGCAGCTACTGGTCCCAGCagctggggaagagagaaatgcGTGGTAGGACAGctcttttccaatttcttttttatttgcctaACTTTAAGCTAGTGTTCCTTCCCATATGTACTGTCCCcttgaaaatgtcataa